In Pseudomonas nunensis, a single window of DNA contains:
- the queE gene encoding 7-carboxy-7-deazaguanine synthase QueE has product MQDTLRITEVFYSLQGETRTAGLPTVFVRLTGCPLRCQYCDSAYAFTGGTIRPLDDILEQVAGFRPRYVCVTGGEPLAQPNAIPLLKQLCDAGYEVSLETSGALDISAVDSRVSRVVDLKTPGSKEAHRNRYENIELLTPNDQVKFVICSREDYDWAVSKLIQYGLDRRAGEVLFSPSHHDLNARDLADWVVADNLPVRLQLQLHKYLWNDEPGR; this is encoded by the coding sequence ATGCAAGACACATTGAGAATCACCGAAGTTTTCTACTCGTTACAGGGTGAAACGCGGACTGCCGGGCTGCCCACTGTTTTTGTGCGCCTGACCGGTTGCCCATTGCGTTGCCAATACTGTGACAGCGCTTACGCGTTCACTGGCGGTACCATCCGCCCCCTCGACGATATCCTCGAGCAAGTGGCCGGTTTCCGTCCGCGCTACGTCTGTGTCACCGGCGGGGAGCCGTTGGCGCAACCGAATGCCATCCCATTGCTCAAGCAGTTGTGCGACGCCGGTTACGAAGTGTCACTGGAAACCAGTGGTGCTCTCGACATCTCGGCGGTAGATTCCCGGGTCAGTCGCGTCGTCGACCTGAAAACCCCAGGATCGAAAGAAGCGCATCGCAACCGCTACGAGAACATCGAACTGCTGACGCCCAACGACCAGGTGAAGTTTGTCATCTGCTCGCGGGAAGACTACGACTGGGCTGTGTCCAAGCTGATCCAGTACGGTCTTGATCGACGTGCCGGCGAAGTGCTGTTCTCGCCAAGTCACCATGACCTGAATGCACGAGACCTGGCTGACTGGGTGGTGGCGGACAATCTGCCAGTGCGTCTGCAATTGCAGCTGCATAAATATCTTTGGAATGACGAGCCGGGGCGCTGA
- the queC gene encoding 7-cyano-7-deazaguanine synthase QueC — MTEQLNTTEKRAVILLSGGLDSATVVAMARAEGYACYTMSFDYGQRSHAELHAAARVARDLGVVEHKVIGLNLNGMGGSALTDTSIDIPEEAGEGIPVTYVPARNTVFLSLALGWAEVLGARDIFIGVNAVDYSGYPDCRPEFIESFERMANLATKAGVEGKGFRIQAPLQNLSKAQIVEAGVKLGVDYGLTVSCYQADDKGYACGKCDSCRLRAEGFAAAGISDPTPYF, encoded by the coding sequence ATGACCGAACAACTGAACACTACCGAAAAACGTGCGGTGATCCTGCTGTCCGGCGGCCTGGACTCGGCAACCGTCGTGGCCATGGCTCGTGCTGAAGGCTACGCCTGCTACACCATGAGCTTCGACTACGGTCAGCGTTCCCATGCCGAATTGCACGCCGCCGCGCGCGTCGCTCGCGACTTGGGTGTGGTCGAGCACAAGGTGATCGGCCTGAACCTGAACGGTATGGGCGGCTCGGCATTGACCGACACCAGCATCGATATTCCGGAAGAGGCGGGTGAAGGTATTCCGGTGACTTACGTGCCGGCGCGCAACACGGTGTTTCTGTCCCTGGCACTGGGCTGGGCCGAAGTGCTCGGCGCGCGCGACATCTTTATCGGTGTGAACGCGGTGGACTACTCCGGTTACCCGGACTGCCGCCCCGAGTTCATCGAGTCCTTCGAGCGCATGGCCAATCTGGCGACCAAGGCTGGTGTGGAAGGCAAGGGTTTCCGTATCCAGGCGCCGCTGCAAAACCTGAGCAAGGCACAGATCGTCGAGGCGGGTGTGAAGCTGGGCGTTGATTACGGGCTAACCGTTTCCTGCTATCAAGCCGACGATAAAGGCTACGCGTGCGGCAAGTGCGACAGCTGCCGCCTGCGTGCAGAAGGCTTCGCAGCCGCCGGAATCAGTGACCCAACACCTTATTTTTGA
- the nadA gene encoding quinolinate synthase NadA, which produces MTQISERLLVQAHLDAKQPKPLTTEEEAYYRAAIAAELKAQDAVLVAHFYCDPVIQALAEETGGCVSDSLEMARFGNAHPAKTVVVAGVKFMGETAKILNPEKRVLMPTLEATCSLDLGCPVDEFSAFCDQHPERTVVVYANTSAAVKARADWVVTSSCALEIVESLMDNGETIIWGPDKHLGTYIQRKTGADMLLWDGACIVHEEFKSKQLEDMKALYPDAAILVHPESPTAVIELADAVGSTSQLIAAAQSLPNKTLIVATDRGIFYKMQQLCPDKVFIEAPTAGNGAACRSCAHCPWMAMNTLERTLKSLKEGTNEIFVDPALIPQAIRPLKRMLDFTQAARMKLAGNA; this is translated from the coding sequence ATGACGCAAATTTCTGAACGTCTTCTGGTTCAAGCTCACCTCGATGCCAAGCAGCCCAAGCCGCTGACCACCGAGGAAGAGGCTTATTACCGCGCTGCCATTGCCGCCGAGCTCAAGGCTCAGGACGCGGTACTGGTTGCTCACTTCTATTGCGATCCGGTGATTCAGGCCCTGGCCGAAGAAACCGGCGGCTGCGTCTCCGACTCGCTGGAAATGGCCCGCTTCGGCAATGCCCATCCGGCCAAGACCGTGGTGGTCGCTGGCGTGAAGTTCATGGGCGAGACCGCGAAGATTCTCAACCCGGAAAAACGCGTACTGATGCCGACCCTGGAAGCGACCTGCTCGCTGGACCTGGGCTGCCCGGTGGACGAGTTCTCGGCGTTTTGCGATCAGCACCCGGAACGCACGGTGGTGGTGTATGCCAACACCTCGGCAGCGGTTAAAGCCCGGGCCGACTGGGTAGTGACTTCAAGCTGCGCGCTGGAGATTGTCGAAAGCCTGATGGATAACGGCGAGACGATCATCTGGGGCCCGGACAAGCACCTCGGCACCTACATCCAGCGTAAGACTGGCGCGGACATGCTGCTGTGGGACGGTGCCTGCATCGTTCACGAAGAGTTCAAGTCCAAGCAGCTCGAAGACATGAAAGCGCTGTACCCGGACGCGGCCATTCTGGTGCACCCAGAGTCGCCGACTGCGGTGATCGAACTGGCGGATGCCGTCGGTTCCACCAGTCAGTTGATCGCCGCCGCGCAAAGCCTGCCGAACAAGACGCTGATCGTCGCCACTGATCGCGGCATCTTCTACAAGATGCAGCAGCTGTGCCCGGACAAGGTCTTCATCGAAGCCCCAACGGCCGGTAACGGTGCCGCGTGCCGCAGTTGCGCGCATTGCCCGTGGATGGCGATGAATACCCTTGAGCGGACGCTGAAGAGCTTGAAGGAAGGGACGAACGAGATCTTTGTTGATCCGGCGCTGATTCCGCAGGCGATCCGGCCGTTGAAGCGGATGCTGGATTTCACCCAGGCGGCGCGGATGAAGTTGGCGGGTAACGCCTGA